In Vespula pensylvanica isolate Volc-1 chromosome 7, ASM1446617v1, whole genome shotgun sequence, the genomic window CGATTTATATAGCTATTTCAAAAAGGAACGTGTTTATTTGATAACATCGATTTACGTGCCGCTCGAAGAAGAACGATACCTTGAttcattttgattaaataCTAGGCTCCAATATGTGGAAGAGCTGCACCGAGGAAGGTATATGTCTTCTgccatttttaaataattgaagGGTATTACTCGTAGAAAACACTCGGAAGTGTACCggaaatctaattttttttttttagaaggaagaaacaaaacttATTCGAGGAACAACGAGGACGTAACGATGGTGATACCATCTTTTAACGctattaataactttttacattaacgagatatatgtattcaaAATCTATTTCTCATGTCGTATTCCCATTGTCGTTTAAAAGGTTAtgcgatagaaaagaaaaaaggaaagaaaattgaagagacattttctttcttctttactcttttcgATTCTGACACTTACAGTGTTTTCTACAAACGCTCTTCGATTGTCAAATAACACGAatacgttatattattttggaaGATGACGATCGTGTTAATTAGTGCGAAGATTGCTTGAAATAGctcgtaaaatatttgaagagtAACTTCAAACGATTCAATCTCTATTGGATAAGACGTAATAATTTCAACTTACAAGATACGACAGTGTCGTTGATCGTTACATTTCGTAGACCATAACGAAGTTGACATTCTTCGATGAAACAACGTTACGTCAAATTCCCGCTCGTTAGTTTCGAATGTTACGAAGGTGGCAGCACCAGTATTGATGTTACACAATCGCCATCTGTCAACGCAATTCATCGAACGGATAATGTAACGCGAagattgaataatatatatatatatatatatatatatatatatataatgtatttgtatgtgtatatatatatatatataaaattgtaatttttcatagcattaacaataacgaaaacattattgaataaaaataattataaatttattaaatcaaatcgTACGAGACATGACGTACAATAAAAGtagatcgttaaatttttattgattttcgcACATGACTTCTATTGTAATAGTTTTGTAGTAAACGGTACGTTactatgtattttcttttaagaacaCAAATACGTTCGCGATTACAGTCTCGACctgtaaatatttcattatcctTACGTTGAcctcgtttttattatttcaaagctattttttttttttttttttctttttcttccatcatTTCACGATTTCAATAAAACCATGCTATAGTTATTATCGTACAAGGAAAAATCAATTCGTAGAGAATAGAAATGTATTATGCAGTAATGTTTACTCGTCAAAGCCGATTTCACGAAAggagtataattttttatgaacatGGATGATAATCGACAAGCTTTAACTGTGCAATGTGCGTTTTACTACATCATTGATGATCACAAATAAATGGATAGGTCGTTACGAgttatgtacgtacacattGGCGATGTTGCGGtaaacgttttaataatattctaaattaGATGTAAACATTATATTTGATAAGTTTTATATTAGGAAACATTAAagcttttataaaattaaatcatatgTACAGAAGCGGTTTAAAGACAACATTAAATTCAATGTTTTGTCAATCATGAAAGAATGATCTTTGGCTTGTCATTATAGAGTTTGTTCATAATGTGAGCATGTCTGGAAAAGAAGGCGGTGGAGATAAACGATTTAACAACGTAGATTATACACTGCTACCTGAAACTGACGACTATGCGGATTCACAGGTAAATGAGTAATGTCTATTCGATCGAGTTGTTTagaatattctaatattttctgtTGAAAGACTTctgggaaaaaaggaaaataaataagttcaTCCGATTAAATGAGTTTACGACTATTGgttttgtaaattaaaatataacgtGTTTAAGGTAATCCAGGTTTATACCCATTAATGTTTAACCATCCCCTTTATAGTTTATGAGTCCACGAGCGAAAATACCATGGAAACCCATCTCGTTAGCTGTTATTCTAATTACGGAAGGATTTATTCTGTTCATAATGGCAAGTTTGATCGTATGTGGGTACATTGATGCCAAGGTaaagtttccttttatttgtctcaatgttttataataacgattatatcgatataaaaataatatttttacggaTAATTATGTTTActagattataaattataacgaattataaagtattattaaaatagtcTCAACTCTCTTCATACAATCTATTTGCTTCGATTTCAGTATTCTGATCAAATCTGGCTGCTGATTTTTATAGGAATAGTGAAGTTTATACCTGGGATTTACCATACGAGACTTGCTATTTTAGCTTACAAAAAAGTACCTGGTTACTTTTTTGAAGATATGACTGAATTTGATTAAGTtagacatatgtatataattattcacaTCCCTACATCTATCTTAACGCATAAACcatgttttatataaagaaaaatattataatctcaTAATGATTTTATCATACTTCTAACGTAATATGAACCacgtttgatttttatatttttttaaatacttattttaaataaaaaattcccTGTACATTTATGTAaactaaataatttcttttgttatgaagattaaatcttattttaagTTAAATCGagtgttattttaattacaccATATATCATTTTAGTTATTTGATTCTCATATTTACTTAGAAGTATCGAcaagattataaattttctagaaaattattatcaacaaactgtgtagaaatttattaatagttatactaacgtatatttatatatatatatgtagatatttgtCATCGAATATTACTTGGATCCTAAATTTTAGACAATTTGTATAGTCTATCATAAATGTATTCAGACATATTATAGATACATTATGTAATGagattaataaacaaaaaagtttaAAGAATTGTACTTGATCttataaagtttttatatatatctggaccgaaacaataattttgaagtatacatttttatcaaacatAATTCTTATGTATACTTTAAATAATCTATAACTGACGTACTGTTCAATTT contains:
- the LOC122630607 gene encoding transmembrane protein 230 isoform X2; protein product: MSGKEGGGDKRFNNVDYTLLPETDDYADSQFMSPRAKIPWKPISLAVILITEGFILFIMASLIVCGYIDAKYSDQIWLLIFIGIVKFIPGIYHTRLAILAYKKVPGYFFEDMTEFD
- the LOC122630607 gene encoding transmembrane protein 230 isoform X1; its protein translation is MWKSCTEEEFVHNVSMSGKEGGGDKRFNNVDYTLLPETDDYADSQFMSPRAKIPWKPISLAVILITEGFILFIMASLIVCGYIDAKYSDQIWLLIFIGIVKFIPGIYHTRLAILAYKKVPGYFFEDMTEFD